A section of the Paenibacillus odorifer genome encodes:
- a CDS encoding AraC family transcriptional regulator — MSEIMHRRIVFVHEGGQHLPITLDSMGHNHDQEKVSRPDGYDTYHWLQTSEGEGIIHFDNKTFSLPEGSGVLLLPYTPHRYEASTKNWGTYYLTFGGDSAQSILETLGMNSNSFYRWENEAPLPNLLKEMLDRHDAYQDMFGLGASTDAYRFLLTLSKYGQLHNNTAISRNVDKLQPLLKWMDSHYGDPDLGLNDLADELGVSGRYLNNLFVQTFGLSPYAYFVRLRIRKSKEMLVSQPDLTVKAISQLVGFRDVSHYVATFRKQSGTTPEQFRRLH, encoded by the coding sequence TTGTCCGAAATCATGCATCGCAGGATCGTATTCGTCCATGAAGGTGGACAGCACTTGCCAATCACTTTAGACAGTATGGGGCACAATCATGATCAGGAAAAAGTATCCCGCCCCGATGGCTATGACACGTATCATTGGCTTCAAACCTCAGAAGGTGAAGGGATTATCCATTTTGACAATAAAACCTTTTCCTTGCCTGAAGGCAGCGGCGTATTACTACTTCCCTATACACCCCATCGTTATGAGGCCTCCACTAAAAACTGGGGTACCTATTATCTAACGTTCGGTGGCGATTCGGCACAATCAATTTTGGAGACGCTTGGGATGAATAGTAATTCTTTTTACCGTTGGGAAAATGAAGCGCCTCTCCCCAATCTGCTGAAGGAAATGCTGGATCGTCATGATGCCTACCAGGATATGTTTGGTCTCGGCGCCTCCACAGATGCTTATCGTTTTTTGCTTACTTTGAGTAAATATGGCCAGCTTCATAACAATACGGCGATTTCCCGCAATGTAGATAAGCTGCAGCCACTGCTAAAATGGATGGACAGCCATTATGGCGATCCTGATCTCGGACTGAACGATCTAGCCGATGAACTAGGGGTATCTGGGCGCTATCTTAACAACCTATTCGTCCAAACTTTCGGCCTCTCGCCTTATGCCTATTTCGTACGTTTACGCATCCGCAAAAGCAAAGAAATGCTCGTAAGCCAACCCGATCTTACGGTAAAAGCTATCTCCCAGCTAGTCGGCTTCCGCGATGTCAGTCACTATGTAGCCACATTTCGCAAGCAATCCGGGACTACGCCGGAGCAATTTAGACGCCTGCATTAA
- a CDS encoding beta-galactosidase gives MINDKLPKIWYGGDYNPEQWDAPVWAEDERMFKLAGIDVATINVFSWALIQPSEDTYDFSSLDELMDRLYKNGTYVCLATGTGAHPAWMAHRYPEVTRVDVQGRKRKFGGRHNSNPNSSVYRKYAAKLAGKLAERYKDHPALVAWHISNEYGGYDYSEQSAAAFRVWLKERYGSLDALNKAWNTRFWGHTFYDWEEIVVPNELSEEWNGNRTNFQGISLDYRRFMSYSLLECYKIEYEAIKEHSTNVPVTTNLMGFYPELDYFEWAKHMDVISWDNYPSLDTPVSFTAMTHDLMRGLKNGQPFMLMEQTPSQQNWQPYNSLKRPGVMRLWSYQAVARGADTVLFFQLRRSIGACEKYHGAVIEHVGHEHTRVFRECAELGKELEQLGDQLLDARSAAKVGIIYDWENRWALDLSSGPSVALDYVNEVHKYYDALYQQNIEADMIGVEENLSKYEIVIAPVMYMVKPGFAEKVEAFVKAGGTFITTYFSGIVNENDLVTVGGYPGELRKVLGIWAEEIDALLPGMSNELVLDKTWGSLSGSYKCDLLCDLIHAEGAEVLAEYGSDFYKGMPALTVNKFGEGKAYYVATSPEAGFLQGFLANLCAEKNIQPLVTAPEGIESVQRVKDGVSYLFLLNHTAGDLSADIGAAERTDLLTGNVISGSAVVPGRGVLILSYKK, from the coding sequence GTGATTAACGATAAATTACCTAAAATTTGGTACGGTGGAGATTACAATCCGGAGCAATGGGATGCGCCTGTATGGGCTGAGGATGAACGGATGTTCAAGCTGGCGGGAATTGATGTTGCCACAATTAATGTGTTTTCCTGGGCTTTAATTCAACCTTCCGAAGATACTTATGATTTCTCCTCATTGGATGAATTAATGGATAGACTATATAAAAATGGAACTTATGTATGTCTAGCTACAGGAACAGGAGCGCATCCAGCTTGGATGGCTCACCGATATCCTGAAGTGACACGTGTCGATGTCCAGGGCAGAAAACGTAAGTTCGGTGGACGTCATAACTCCAATCCGAACAGTTCAGTTTACCGCAAGTATGCAGCGAAGCTGGCTGGTAAGCTGGCAGAACGCTACAAGGATCATCCGGCACTGGTAGCTTGGCATATTTCTAATGAATATGGTGGCTATGATTATTCCGAACAGTCCGCTGCTGCCTTCCGTGTCTGGTTGAAGGAGCGTTATGGTTCGCTGGATGCTTTGAACAAGGCTTGGAATACACGCTTTTGGGGACATACGTTTTATGATTGGGAAGAAATTGTGGTGCCAAATGAGCTGAGTGAAGAATGGAACGGTAACCGTACTAACTTCCAAGGGATCTCGTTGGACTATCGCCGTTTTATGTCTTATAGCTTGCTCGAATGTTACAAAATCGAATATGAAGCGATCAAAGAACACAGCACCAACGTACCTGTTACAACGAACCTGATGGGCTTTTATCCGGAGCTGGATTATTTTGAGTGGGCCAAGCATATGGATGTAATTTCTTGGGACAACTATCCTTCACTGGACACACCGGTCAGCTTTACAGCAATGACACATGATCTTATGCGTGGATTAAAAAATGGCCAACCGTTCATGCTGATGGAGCAAACACCGAGCCAGCAGAACTGGCAACCGTACAACTCTTTGAAACGTCCAGGCGTTATGCGCCTATGGAGTTACCAGGCTGTAGCGCGTGGTGCAGATACTGTGTTGTTCTTCCAGCTGCGTCGTTCGATAGGGGCTTGTGAAAAGTATCATGGAGCGGTAATTGAGCATGTGGGTCATGAACACACACGGGTATTCCGTGAATGTGCTGAGCTGGGCAAAGAGCTGGAGCAGCTTGGAGATCAACTACTGGATGCGCGCAGTGCGGCTAAAGTAGGGATCATCTACGATTGGGAAAATCGTTGGGCACTTGATCTATCAAGCGGTCCGTCGGTTGCCTTGGATTACGTGAATGAAGTTCACAAATATTATGATGCGCTGTATCAGCAAAATATCGAAGCCGACATGATCGGGGTCGAAGAGAACCTGTCCAAGTATGAAATTGTTATCGCACCTGTAATGTACATGGTCAAGCCAGGTTTTGCAGAGAAGGTTGAAGCCTTTGTAAAAGCGGGCGGCACATTCATTACGACTTATTTCAGCGGTATTGTTAATGAGAACGACCTTGTAACGGTTGGAGGTTATCCAGGCGAATTGCGTAAGGTGCTTGGAATTTGGGCAGAGGAAATCGATGCATTACTGCCAGGTATGAGCAATGAGCTCGTGCTGGATAAAACGTGGGGTAGCTTGAGTGGTTCTTATAAATGTGATCTGCTCTGCGATCTGATCCATGCCGAAGGGGCAGAAGTTTTGGCAGAGTACGGTTCTGATTTCTATAAAGGAATGCCTGCACTGACTGTGAATAAATTTGGAGAAGGTAAAGCTTATTATGTGGCGACTAGCCCAGAAGCTGGATTCCTGCAAGGTTTCCTAGCGAATCTGTGTGCCGAAAAGAACATTCAGCCGCTGGTAACTGCACCGGAAGGTATCGAATCTGTTCAACGTGTGAAGGATGGCGTATCTTATCTGTTCTTGCTGAACCACACCGCTGGTGATTTAAGCGCCGATATTGGGGCGGCTGAGCGTACTGATC